Proteins encoded by one window of Candidatus Mesenet endosymbiont of Phosphuga atrata:
- the folP gene encoding dihydropteroate synthase: protein MITKIMGILNITPDSFSDGGKFLSQNAALKYAGYLIDNGVNIIDIGAESTRPGAILISEEEEWNRLEPVLQKITDMAHKAKIEVSVDTNKAKIAEKAINIGIDYINDVSGTYDKKMADIISQNKTKLFLMHNLDVPADKNNILPKGADPTHELIEWFKKRIAVLSDLGIAKNNIIIDPGIGFGKDAEQSWYIINNINKLKELNLPICVGHSRKSMFHILNEKHSDNYEIETLTVSIALAQKEIQYIRVHDAALHLQAFNVLNKFGNVGT, encoded by the coding sequence ATGATTACAAAAATAATGGGCATTTTAAACATTACACCAGATTCATTTTCAGATGGAGGAAAATTTTTAAGTCAGAACGCTGCTTTAAAATATGCTGGGTATTTAATAGATAATGGCGTAAATATAATCGATATCGGTGCTGAGTCAACAAGACCTGGAGCAATCCTAATAAGTGAAGAGGAGGAATGGAATCGCCTAGAACCTGTTTTACAGAAAATAACTGATATGGCTCATAAGGCAAAGATTGAAGTGAGTGTGGACACAAATAAAGCAAAAATTGCAGAAAAAGCGATTAATATTGGTATTGACTATATCAATGATGTTAGTGGTACATATGATAAAAAAATGGCAGATATCATATCTCAAAATAAAACAAAGCTGTTTTTAATGCATAACCTGGATGTACCTGCAGATAAAAATAATATTCTTCCTAAAGGAGCTGATCCTACTCACGAATTAATAGAATGGTTTAAAAAGCGCATTGCAGTTTTAAGTGATTTAGGCATTGCCAAAAACAACATAATTATCGACCCTGGTATAGGCTTTGGTAAGGATGCTGAGCAATCTTGGTATATTATTAATAATATAAATAAATTAAAAGAACTAAACCTTCCAATATGTGTTGGTCACTCGCGTAAGTCTATGTTTCATATTTTGAATGAGAAACATAGCGATAATTACGAAATAGAAACACTCACAGTTTCAATTGCACTTGCGCAAAAAGAAATACAATACATCAGAGTACACGATGCAGCGCTCCATCTGCAAGCATTTAATGTGTTGAATAAGTTTGGTAATGTAGGTACATAA
- a CDS encoding gamma carbonic anhydrase family protein — MASIVRYEKFLPKIGEGTFIAKGVYIVGKVEIGKNVSVWYNSVLRGDVGSIYIGDGSNVQDGTIIHVDRVGGDTKVGSMVTIGHGCILHACTVCDRVLIGMGSIIMNNATIESNSIIAAGSLVTEGKIVKSGEVWAGRPAKLLRKILQEEIENINISAANYIELSKQYMENDG; from the coding sequence ATGGCCAGCATTGTTAGATATGAAAAGTTTTTACCAAAAATAGGAGAAGGGACCTTTATTGCTAAGGGGGTGTATATTGTTGGTAAAGTAGAAATAGGTAAAAACGTAAGTGTTTGGTATAATTCTGTTCTTAGAGGCGATGTGGGATCGATTTATATTGGTGACGGCAGTAATGTTCAAGATGGTACCATAATTCATGTAGATAGAGTAGGAGGCGATACTAAGGTTGGCAGTATGGTTACAATTGGTCATGGCTGTATTCTTCATGCTTGTACTGTTTGTGATAGAGTGCTAATTGGTATGGGGTCAATTATTATGAATAATGCTACTATTGAATCAAATAGCATAATAGCAGCTGGTTCACTAGTTACAGAAGGAAAAATAGTAAAGAGTGGAGAAGTTTGGGCTGGCCGTCCAGCAAAGCTACTGCGCAAAATTTTGCAGGAGGAGATAGAAAATATTAATATTTCTGCAGCAAATTATATAGAATTAAGTAAACAATATATGGAGAATGATGGATAA
- the gshA gene encoding glutamate--cysteine ligase, protein MQNIIDLIYSLIKKKESTINNWFEESFKNFKPPFYSSIDLRNSGYKIAPVDANLFPAGYNNLSEKSQIFTSEFVQKYLLKYKKVLILPENHTRNVKYIANLVAIKNIFKLAGIETYVHHENVDLSFSALKKDDNLLITEAGFTPDLIIINNDMTKGIPDILENVTQDIIPSPLLGWHNRSKSRYFEIYKKIVSEFCSEFELDEWLISSYTTGCKNIDFATNQGLEAVAAAVDDIIIKIKDKFEIYNIKEQPYVLMKADKGTYGMGIMTVTSAEDILRINKKNRNKMNKIKDGVKVDSVIVQEGIPTFDRFHESAAEPLIYYVGDCPACYLFRYNSNKDKYSNLNSSGCDFIDISSTMEKKTLLVWNLVSKLAVLAAAKESHLLNQF, encoded by the coding sequence ATGCAAAATATTATCGATCTGATTTATTCTTTGATCAAAAAAAAAGAATCTACTATAAACAACTGGTTTGAGGAAAGTTTTAAAAATTTTAAACCTCCATTTTACAGCTCTATAGATCTTAGAAATTCTGGTTATAAGATTGCACCGGTAGATGCAAATCTATTTCCAGCAGGGTATAATAATTTAAGCGAGAAGTCACAGATTTTTACTTCTGAATTTGTGCAAAAATACTTATTAAAGTATAAAAAAGTTTTGATTTTACCTGAAAATCATACGCGTAATGTTAAATATATAGCCAATTTAGTTGCTATTAAAAATATTTTTAAACTTGCTGGAATTGAAACGTACGTACATCACGAAAATGTAGATTTAAGCTTTTCAGCTCTCAAAAAAGATGACAATCTACTTATAACAGAAGCAGGTTTCACACCAGATTTGATTATAATCAATAACGATATGACAAAGGGCATTCCAGATATTTTAGAAAATGTAACACAAGATATAATACCTTCACCTTTACTTGGGTGGCATAACAGAAGTAAATCAAGATATTTTGAAATTTACAAAAAAATCGTTTCGGAGTTTTGTAGTGAATTTGAATTAGATGAATGGCTAATATCCTCTTACACAACTGGCTGCAAGAATATTGACTTTGCTACAAATCAAGGACTAGAAGCGGTAGCTGCAGCAGTGGATGATATAATAATTAAAATAAAAGATAAATTTGAGATTTATAATATAAAAGAGCAACCATATGTGTTGATGAAAGCTGATAAGGGAACCTATGGCATGGGTATTATGACAGTAACTAGTGCAGAAGACATATTACGAATTAACAAAAAAAATAGGAACAAGATGAATAAAATAAAAGATGGTGTTAAAGTTGACAGCGTGATAGTACAGGAAGGAATACCAACCTTTGACCGCTTTCATGAAAGTGCAGCAGAACCCTTGATATATTATGTAGGGGATTGTCCAGCATGTTATTTATTTCGTTATAATAGCAATAAAGATAAATATTCCAACTTAAATTCCTCAGGCTGTGATTTTATTGATATTAGCTCTACCATGGAAAAAAAGACTCTACTGGTTTGGAATTTAGTTAGTAAGTTAGCAGTATTGGCTGCAGCAAAAGAATCACACTTGCTTAACCAATTTTAG
- the hslV gene encoding ATP-dependent protease subunit HslV, producing MNHDYNKIYGTTILSVRRGKHVVIAGDGQVSLGHTVMKAKARKVRSCANGSVITGFAGATADAFTLFERLESKLDKHPGQLMRACVELAKDWRTDKYLRRLEAMMIVVDKSISLVVTGTGDVLEPEDGIAAIGSGGNFALAAARALIGIEGMALKDIAEKAMKIAADICVYTNNNVIIEELEGK from the coding sequence ATGAATCACGATTATAATAAAATATATGGTACAACGATCCTATCGGTAAGGAGAGGAAAACATGTAGTTATAGCTGGTGATGGGCAGGTATCACTTGGTCATACTGTCATGAAAGCAAAAGCTAGAAAAGTTAGAAGCTGTGCAAACGGTTCAGTAATAACTGGATTTGCTGGTGCAACTGCAGATGCTTTTACTCTTTTTGAAAGGTTAGAATCTAAACTTGATAAGCATCCAGGACAGTTAATGAGAGCTTGTGTTGAGCTGGCCAAAGATTGGAGAACAGATAAATATCTAAGAAGACTTGAAGCCATGATGATTGTTGTGGATAAGTCTATATCACTTGTAGTTACAGGTACTGGTGATGTTCTTGAACCAGAAGATGGTATTGCTGCTATAGGTTCTGGTGGTAATTTTGCTTTAGCTGCTGCGAGAGCGTTAATTGGTATTGAAGGTATGGCACTAAAAGATATAGCAGAGAAAGCAATGAAGATAGCTGCAGATATTTGTGTTTATACTAACAACAACGTTATTATTGAGGAATTAGAAGGAAAATAG
- the putA gene encoding bifunctional proline dehydrogenase/L-glutamate gamma-semialdehyde dehydrogenase PutA, translating to MSDNSIYIPSEIRKHIQKLYCVNEKSHIRYLVESIDINNESKIRIYNVAKQIIEKIKDSKLNIIDAFIQKHSLTSDEGIALMCLAESLLRIPDNCTIDELIKDKIANCQWNKRAKRSSSLFVNASTWALATGKSILTQDVEDSKWYNIVNNLIKRFGEPIIRGAVTQFVSMLGKHFIAGETIEEALDIGSNENKDLYSYDMLGEAAYTAESANDYFNSYMHAIKVIGSAANAKGPFKSDGISIKLSALHPRYEFTQLDRIKSEMIPKILELCCAAKEYDISLCIDAEEARRLEASLIIFEALRLDGSLNGWEGLGFAVQAYQKRALSVLDFIEDVAIRSKHKVMVRLVKGAYWDFEIKNAQELGLNDYSVFTRKAYTDVSYLACAQKLLGKGNSFYPCFATHNTHTLSAIIELADKDHSGFEFQRLYGMGKNLYDYITSELASNINCRIYAPIGSHDNLLCYLIRCLLENGASSSFINQINNPEIDVEELIADPIDKAKSFDYNPHPSIPLPKNIIPKRKNSSGIDINDSISMLKIEEGIKSFANTEWQVGPIVNGQFSDSSNAQVINPARLEHVVGYVSDTNKKQALEALDITYHAWPDWKNTKVQTRAECLEKAADSIENENMLKLIYLLIVEAGKTVRDAIAEVREAIDFLRYYAAVAKNDLSEPKVLPGIAGEDNFILFEGRGVFLCISPWNFPLAIFIGQVAAALVAGNTVLAKPAEQTPIIAYEAIKILLSAGIPENVLSLLPGDSEFLGKTLIPNKKIAGVAFTGSTQTALLINKMLAERDGPIAPLIAETGGLNTMIVDSSALLEQVTADALLSAFGSSGQRCSSLRVLFIQNDIADKQIKMICGAMEELRVGDPMLFSTDIGPIIDKNSLEMLYGHTKKMPKIGKLLCKTSHHCDNGYFFPPHAYEIEDISQLKQEVFGPILHIIRYEKSHLDKVIDAINSTGYGLTFALQSRVQNNIDYISSKISAGNIYINRNQIGAIVEMQPFGGRGLSGTGPKAGGPYYLHRFSVEKVISVNSTAMGGNSALLCLEP from the coding sequence ATGTCTGATAATTCTATTTATATTCCAAGTGAAATAAGAAAGCATATTCAGAAGCTTTATTGTGTTAATGAGAAGAGCCATATTCGTTACCTTGTTGAAAGCATCGATATTAACAACGAATCAAAAATTAGAATTTATAACGTTGCAAAACAGATAATTGAAAAAATCAAAGATAGTAAGTTGAATATTATTGACGCATTTATACAAAAACATTCACTTACGAGTGATGAAGGTATAGCATTGATGTGTCTTGCTGAGTCACTGCTTCGTATACCAGATAATTGTACAATAGATGAACTCATTAAGGACAAAATTGCAAATTGTCAATGGAATAAACGTGCAAAAAGATCTTCTTCTTTATTTGTAAACGCTTCAACTTGGGCTCTTGCTACAGGAAAAAGTATACTTACTCAAGATGTTGAAGATTCAAAGTGGTATAATATAGTTAATAATCTCATTAAAAGGTTTGGTGAACCTATTATTCGTGGAGCTGTCACTCAATTTGTGTCAATGCTTGGTAAACATTTTATTGCAGGAGAAACAATAGAAGAAGCTTTGGATATAGGGTCTAATGAGAATAAAGATCTGTATTCTTACGACATGTTAGGTGAAGCTGCGTATACTGCTGAGAGTGCAAATGATTATTTTAATTCGTATATGCATGCAATAAAGGTTATAGGTAGCGCTGCAAATGCAAAAGGACCTTTTAAATCAGACGGCATATCGATAAAATTATCTGCTCTGCATCCACGTTATGAATTTACCCAACTTGATCGTATTAAGAGCGAGATGATACCTAAAATTTTAGAACTTTGTTGTGCTGCAAAGGAATATGATATTTCTTTATGTATAGATGCAGAAGAGGCAAGAAGACTTGAAGCCTCACTAATTATTTTTGAGGCTTTACGCTTAGATGGATCGCTCAATGGATGGGAAGGCCTTGGTTTTGCAGTGCAGGCTTACCAAAAGCGTGCCTTATCAGTGCTAGATTTTATTGAAGATGTTGCTATTAGATCTAAACACAAAGTGATGGTAAGGCTTGTAAAAGGTGCATACTGGGATTTTGAGATAAAAAATGCACAAGAGCTCGGGCTTAATGATTACTCAGTCTTTACTAGAAAAGCATATACAGATGTTTCATACCTTGCATGTGCGCAAAAGCTTTTAGGCAAAGGAAACAGTTTTTATCCCTGTTTTGCTACTCATAATACTCATACACTTTCTGCTATTATTGAGCTTGCTGATAAAGACCATTCAGGTTTTGAGTTTCAGCGTCTTTATGGGATGGGAAAGAATTTATATGACTACATAACATCAGAACTAGCCAGTAACATAAATTGCCGTATTTACGCTCCAATTGGTAGCCATGATAATCTGTTATGTTACTTAATTAGGTGTTTGCTTGAAAATGGAGCGAGTAGCTCTTTTATTAATCAAATAAATAACCCAGAGATTGACGTCGAGGAACTGATTGCAGATCCGATAGATAAAGCAAAAAGTTTTGATTACAATCCTCATCCAAGTATTCCTTTACCTAAAAATATCATTCCAAAAAGAAAGAATTCCTCTGGTATAGATATAAACGATTCTATATCTATGTTGAAAATAGAAGAAGGTATAAAAAGCTTTGCAAACACGGAGTGGCAAGTAGGACCAATAGTAAATGGTCAATTTTCTGACTCAAGCAATGCACAGGTTATAAACCCAGCAAGATTAGAACATGTTGTTGGGTATGTATCAGATACAAATAAAAAACAAGCCTTGGAAGCTTTAGATATAACATATCATGCATGGCCTGATTGGAAGAATACTAAAGTACAAACTCGTGCAGAATGCTTAGAAAAAGCAGCTGATTCGATAGAAAATGAAAATATGTTAAAATTAATCTACTTACTTATAGTAGAAGCCGGTAAAACTGTACGTGATGCAATTGCAGAAGTTAGAGAAGCAATAGATTTTTTACGTTACTATGCAGCTGTTGCAAAGAATGATTTAAGTGAACCAAAAGTGCTTCCAGGCATTGCCGGTGAAGATAACTTTATTTTATTTGAAGGAAGGGGAGTTTTTTTATGCATATCTCCTTGGAATTTTCCACTTGCTATATTTATTGGACAAGTTGCTGCTGCACTTGTAGCTGGCAATACTGTTTTAGCAAAACCAGCAGAACAGACGCCTATTATTGCTTATGAAGCAATCAAGATACTTCTTAGTGCTGGAATACCAGAAAATGTACTCAGCTTACTTCCAGGAGATAGTGAATTTTTAGGAAAGACTTTAATACCTAACAAGAAAATTGCTGGTGTTGCTTTTACTGGTTCAACGCAAACTGCATTATTAATTAATAAAATGCTAGCTGAAAGAGATGGCCCTATAGCTCCACTAATTGCTGAAACTGGTGGGCTTAATACCATGATAGTAGATAGCTCAGCTCTTTTGGAACAAGTGACAGCAGATGCTTTGCTCTCTGCTTTTGGTAGCAGTGGTCAGCGCTGTTCTTCACTGAGGGTCTTATTTATTCAAAATGATATAGCGGATAAACAAATAAAAATGATATGCGGCGCTATGGAAGAACTAAGAGTTGGAGATCCAATGTTATTTAGTACTGATATTGGGCCAATTATTGATAAAAATTCGCTTGAGATGTTATATGGGCATACAAAGAAAATGCCAAAAATAGGAAAGCTTCTTTGTAAAACATCACATCATTGTGATAATGGTTACTTTTTTCCTCCTCATGCTTATGAGATAGAAGATATTTCACAGTTAAAACAAGAAGTTTTTGGACCAATTTTGCACATAATACGTTATGAAAAATCACATCTTGATAAGGTGATTGATGCTATAAATAGCACTGGGTATGGCCTGACATTTGCCCTGCAGAGCCGCGTGCAAAACAATATTGATTATATTAGCAGTAAAATATCTGCAGGTAACATCTATATTAATAGAAATCAAATAGGTGCAATAGTTGAGATGCAGCCATTTGGTGGAAGGGGTTTGTCAGGTACTGGCCCTAAAGCTGGTGGACCATATTATTTACACCGTTTTTCTGTGGAAAAAGTAATAAGCGTGAATTCTACTGCTATGGGTGGCAATTCTGCTCTGTTATGCTTAGAACCTTAA
- a CDS encoding transposase, translating into MLYLPPYSPDLNPIEHCSHTIKSYLKCINISSSCWSSYYLGLSFSLEKI; encoded by the coding sequence TTGCTCTATCTTCCTCCATATTCTCCGGATTTGAACCCCATTGAGCATTGCTCGCATACCATCAAAAGTTACCTCAAATGCATCAACATTTCTTCTTCTTGTTGGTCAAGCTATTATTTAGGTTTATCATTCAGTTTAGAAAAGATATAG
- a CDS encoding phosphoglycerate kinase, which yields MIIQDCNVSGKIVLLRVDFNLPIVGSTIQDLTRVLRVIPTINYLASSNAKTVIISHLGHPKDRDDSLSLQQVIEPLSELLNRQVSFVDDCIGDKVNTAIKLMMPGDVILLENLRFYPEEELNDVDFAKKLSSVADIYINDAFSCSHRNHASIAQVTKFLPAYAGFCLQDEVNHLEEIISCKYKPTVAIVGGAKISTKINLLLSLAKKVEFLILGGAIANNFLLIQSFNIGKSLYEKDAENISLEVIKVAAQNNCKIILPQDILVAKDVNYKLGLIRGDLSFILDNDVILDIGPKTLDEIRQILLSCEAVLWNGPLGAFEYPAFSNGTFQVAREIASLTKTKEIKSIVGGGDSLSAIHAAGINIEDFTYVSTGGGAFLQYISGNEMPGLSVL from the coding sequence ATGATCATTCAAGATTGTAATGTAAGTGGTAAGATTGTCTTGCTCAGGGTTGATTTTAACTTACCTATCGTTGGTAGTACTATTCAAGATTTAACCCGTGTGCTAAGAGTGATTCCTACAATTAATTACTTGGCAAGTTCAAATGCCAAGACAGTTATAATATCCCATCTTGGGCACCCCAAGGACAGAGATGACAGTCTTTCACTACAGCAAGTGATTGAACCTTTATCTGAGCTACTGAACAGGCAAGTTAGTTTTGTTGATGACTGTATAGGCGATAAAGTAAATACGGCAATAAAGTTAATGATGCCAGGAGATGTGATATTGCTTGAAAATCTGAGATTTTATCCTGAGGAAGAGTTGAATGATGTAGATTTTGCGAAAAAGTTGTCATCAGTAGCCGATATATATATTAATGATGCTTTTTCTTGCTCTCATCGTAATCATGCTTCTATTGCCCAAGTGACAAAATTTTTACCTGCATATGCTGGCTTTTGCTTACAGGACGAAGTGAATCATTTGGAAGAAATAATATCTTGTAAATACAAACCTACAGTGGCGATAGTTGGTGGTGCTAAAATATCAACTAAGATAAATCTGCTACTCAGTTTAGCGAAAAAAGTAGAGTTTTTGATTCTTGGTGGAGCAATTGCTAATAATTTTCTATTAATTCAAAGCTTTAATATAGGAAAATCTTTGTATGAAAAAGACGCAGAGAATATCTCTCTTGAAGTAATAAAAGTAGCAGCGCAAAATAACTGCAAAATAATTTTACCTCAAGATATTTTAGTTGCAAAAGATGTAAATTACAAACTTGGGCTCATTAGAGGTGATTTGAGTTTTATTTTAGATAATGATGTAATACTTGACATAGGTCCTAAAACTTTAGACGAGATAAGGCAAATACTACTCAGCTGCGAAGCAGTTTTGTGGAATGGTCCTTTAGGTGCTTTTGAATATCCAGCTTTTTCTAACGGCACTTTTCAGGTAGCAAGAGAAATTGCTAGCTTAACAAAGACAAAAGAAATAAAAAGCATAGTAGGCGGTGGCGACAGTTTATCGGCAATACACGCTGCTGGAATTAATATAGAGGATTTTACTTATGTATCTACCGGTGGTGGAGCATTTTTGCAATATATAAGTGGCAATGAAATGCCTGGTTTAAGTGTTTTATAA
- a CDS encoding phosphoribosylformylglycinamidine synthase subunit PurL yields the protein MRIEISNKHWFADVYLINSIDAVFCGKICKMLAHPVLGQYRYYQLDTYDILPLQYQFIDSEADWALEISFLPGVTDNLGNTAKQIICEHISIQNEALSVKSAKLILGEGSLPSIDQIKKQFNPLIQSCRLIQRFDNSYTLQNYYNGSFTTEGNISFTKESITNSVQYINLEVSDDELEMIGKSGNLGLSLPAMKAIQAYFRILKRNPSDIELETLAQTWSEHCKHNIFSAPINDIEDGLYEHYIKRATLEINSSICTSVFSDNAGGIVFDDDFLIVDKVETHNSPSALDPFGGAMTGILGVNRDIIGFGKGAKPIMNTYYFCFAEKVPEKLYRNKECTNEILSPEFIMNGVIDGVNVGGNCSGIPTPLGSVYFDDRFCGKPLVFVGSLGIIPRSIGEMPSHIKKPKNGDKIVIVGGRTGKDGIHGATFSSAALTSSSTSTVVQIGDPTTQKKLSCAIIEARDLSLYNAITDNGAGGLSSSVGEMGKDGFEVDLSKVLLKNSNMAPWEIWISESQERMTLAVPATKLELLANIMKKHNVEFCVIGEFTNSGRGIIKCSESEKNPIMDIDTDFLHSGNPKIPLKTRIWSKQPAESKRKLDGISLETQLHEMMARPNICSKEFIAMQYDHEVQGSSVLKPLQGIGCVCSEAVVIRPILSSKKGVVKSQGFGSSYGEIDTYHMAACAIDTAIRNYVAAGGNINHLALLDNFCWCDSTNPERLWQLKRAVESCYDYAKAFATPFISGKDSMFNDFKGYNKDGKEVTISAPPSLLISAVGVIEDIENSISLDVKFPGDLIYVLGTTYDELGRSEYQMYSGIGSNNVPKVSAQSAKELYDTYGKAVAEKLIASAIAPNLGGLIVALIKSLIAGQLGAQIDLSKVILGQIEDRNIVNEVVMFSESQSRVLVTVAPDNQKKFEQLFSNIPYSNIGIVTEKKLLDINNTTTIDLAILEKSYKEFSYMRMQLPQNIS from the coding sequence ATGAGAATAGAAATTTCAAATAAGCATTGGTTTGCAGATGTTTATCTGATAAATTCAATTGATGCTGTATTTTGTGGGAAAATCTGCAAAATGCTAGCACATCCAGTATTAGGGCAATATCGTTATTATCAACTTGATACTTATGATATTTTGCCACTTCAGTATCAATTCATTGATTCAGAAGCAGATTGGGCATTAGAAATTTCATTTTTACCTGGAGTTACTGACAATTTAGGAAACACAGCAAAGCAAATCATATGTGAGCATATTAGTATCCAAAATGAGGCACTGAGTGTCAAAAGCGCTAAACTTATCTTAGGGGAAGGAAGTTTACCAAGCATAGATCAAATAAAAAAGCAATTTAACCCTTTAATTCAAAGTTGCAGGTTAATTCAAAGATTTGATAATTCTTACACATTACAAAACTATTATAATGGTTCTTTTACTACTGAAGGAAACATTTCTTTTACTAAAGAGAGTATTACTAACTCTGTTCAATACATAAATTTAGAAGTTTCAGATGATGAGCTTGAAATGATAGGCAAAAGTGGGAACTTAGGCTTGTCATTGCCAGCAATGAAAGCAATTCAAGCTTATTTTCGTATTTTAAAACGCAATCCTTCTGATATAGAGCTGGAGACATTAGCGCAAACATGGTCTGAACATTGCAAACACAACATCTTTTCTGCTCCCATAAATGATATAGAAGATGGACTATATGAGCATTATATCAAACGCGCCACGCTTGAGATAAATTCAAGTATTTGCACTTCTGTTTTTTCTGACAACGCTGGTGGCATAGTTTTTGATGATGATTTTCTCATTGTAGATAAGGTTGAAACTCATAATAGCCCCTCAGCACTTGATCCATTTGGTGGAGCAATGACTGGAATTTTGGGAGTAAATAGAGATATTATTGGTTTTGGCAAAGGAGCAAAGCCAATTATGAATACTTATTATTTTTGCTTTGCTGAGAAAGTTCCAGAAAAGCTTTATAGGAATAAAGAGTGCACCAATGAGATTTTATCTCCAGAATTTATTATGAACGGTGTCATTGATGGAGTAAATGTTGGTGGCAATTGCTCTGGTATTCCAACCCCTTTAGGCTCTGTGTATTTTGATGATAGATTCTGTGGTAAACCTTTGGTTTTTGTTGGCAGTTTAGGAATCATTCCTCGTAGTATAGGTGAGATGCCATCTCATATTAAAAAACCTAAAAATGGCGATAAAATCGTAATAGTTGGTGGTAGAACCGGCAAGGATGGCATTCATGGTGCAACTTTTTCTTCTGCCGCTTTAACCAGTAGCAGCACTTCTACTGTTGTGCAAATTGGCGATCCTACCACACAAAAAAAACTCTCTTGTGCCATAATTGAAGCCAGAGATTTAAGTTTATATAACGCTATAACAGATAATGGTGCAGGTGGTCTTTCCTCTTCAGTTGGTGAGATGGGAAAGGATGGATTTGAAGTGGATTTAAGTAAAGTACTACTAAAAAACAGCAATATGGCTCCTTGGGAGATATGGATATCAGAATCACAAGAGAGGATGACTTTGGCTGTGCCAGCTACAAAACTTGAGTTGCTAGCGAATATAATGAAAAAGCATAATGTAGAGTTTTGCGTTATAGGAGAATTCACAAACTCTGGTAGAGGAATTATAAAGTGTTCTGAATCTGAGAAAAATCCAATTATGGATATAGATACTGATTTTCTCCACAGTGGTAACCCTAAAATACCTCTAAAAACAAGAATTTGGTCGAAACAGCCTGCAGAAAGCAAAAGAAAACTTGATGGCATTTCCTTAGAAACCCAGCTTCATGAGATGATGGCAAGGCCCAATATATGCAGTAAGGAATTTATAGCCATGCAGTATGATCATGAAGTTCAAGGTTCATCGGTGCTAAAGCCATTACAAGGAATAGGTTGTGTTTGTTCCGAAGCAGTTGTAATACGCCCTATTTTATCATCTAAAAAAGGTGTTGTAAAATCACAAGGATTTGGTTCAAGCTATGGAGAAATTGATACGTATCATATGGCAGCCTGTGCAATTGATACGGCAATACGCAATTACGTGGCAGCTGGTGGCAATATAAATCATCTGGCACTGCTGGATAACTTTTGCTGGTGTGATTCAACAAATCCTGAAAGACTGTGGCAACTAAAGAGAGCAGTTGAGAGTTGTTATGATTATGCTAAAGCTTTTGCTACGCCTTTTATATCAGGAAAGGATAGTATGTTTAATGATTTTAAAGGATATAATAAAGATGGAAAAGAAGTTACCATTTCTGCACCACCTTCACTACTTATATCTGCAGTTGGCGTAATAGAAGATATAGAAAATTCTATATCACTTGATGTTAAATTTCCAGGTGATTTAATATATGTTCTTGGCACGACATACGATGAGCTTGGTAGATCTGAATATCAAATGTACAGCGGCATTGGCAGCAATAATGTACCAAAAGTTTCAGCCCAAAGCGCAAAAGAATTATATGATACTTATGGAAAAGCAGTAGCAGAAAAACTAATTGCTTCGGCAATTGCACCAAATTTAGGTGGACTAATTGTTGCCTTGATAAAATCATTAATTGCTGGACAGCTTGGGGCACAAATAGATTTATCTAAAGTCATTTTAGGGCAAATAGAAGATAGAAATATAGTAAATGAAGTAGTAATGTTTTCTGAGTCACAAAGCCGAGTACTTGTGACAGTTGCGCCTGATAACCAAAAGAAATTTGAGCAATTATTTTCTAATATTCCTTATTCTAATATTGGTATAGTTACTGAAAAAAAATTACTTGATATAAATAATACAACAACTATAGATCTAGCTATTTTAGAGAAAAGTTATAAAGAATTTAGTTATATGCGCATGCAATTACCTCAGAACATATCTTGA